A window of Rhizobium sp. BT04 contains these coding sequences:
- a CDS encoding 3-hydroxyacyl-CoA dehydrogenase — protein MLIPSASFIVTGGGSGLGAATARMIVEAGGRVTIADLNAEAGQEIVREFGSDARFVKADVTDGEEGAAVVAAALEAFGDLRGLVNCAGVAPAEKVIGRDGPHRLESFARTVGINLIGTFNMIRLAAAAIEKTEPDAEGERGVIINTASVAAFDGQIGQAAYAASKGGVAAMTLPIARELARHGIRVVAIAPGIFETPMMADMPAEVQAALGKSVPFPPRLGRPAEFAGLVRHILENNMLNGEVIRLDGALRMGAR, from the coding sequence ATGCTGATCCCAAGTGCAAGTTTCATCGTAACCGGCGGCGGCTCCGGCCTCGGAGCGGCAACGGCGCGTATGATCGTGGAAGCCGGCGGGCGGGTGACGATCGCCGATCTCAACGCGGAAGCCGGTCAGGAAATCGTCCGGGAATTCGGCAGCGACGCCCGTTTCGTCAAGGCCGACGTGACGGATGGCGAGGAAGGAGCCGCGGTGGTCGCTGCAGCCCTCGAAGCCTTCGGGGACTTGCGCGGCTTGGTGAACTGCGCGGGCGTCGCACCGGCCGAAAAGGTGATCGGCCGCGACGGGCCGCACCGGCTCGAAAGTTTTGCCCGCACGGTCGGGATCAACCTCATCGGCACGTTCAACATGATCCGGCTTGCCGCCGCGGCGATCGAGAAGACCGAGCCGGATGCCGAAGGCGAACGCGGCGTGATCATCAATACGGCCTCGGTCGCCGCCTTTGACGGCCAGATCGGCCAGGCGGCCTATGCCGCCTCCAAGGGTGGGGTGGCGGCAATGACCCTGCCGATCGCGCGCGAGCTTGCCCGCCACGGCATTCGCGTCGTCGCGATCGCGCCCGGCATTTTCGAGACGCCGATGATGGCTGATATGCCGGCCGAGGTTCAGGCAGCACTCGGCAAGAGCGTGCCCTTTCCACCGCGGCTCGGCCGGCCGGCGGAATTTGCCGGGCTCGTGCGCCATATCTTGGAAAACAACATGCTGAACGGCGAGGTCATCCGCCTTGACGGCGCATTGCGGATGGGCGCGCGATGA